TGGCCTACAATTCCAACATTGCGCACCTTCGAGGGGTCCATGGTAGCCATACGTGTTTTCTCCGCTTGCAGGTTGGGGGGCCCGGGAACGGGCCTGGGTAACTCGTCAAGTGCCGCACCCGCCCTGAGCGGGGCGAAGGCGGATTATACCGTGTGTACGCCGGTTTCCTCAAATTGGACTTTTCGGCACCTTTCGCCGCCGGATGGGGGAAGAAAGGGCAGGTGCTGGCTTGTTTAACGTAATTGCCGGATGATTGACGGCATGCGAAACAGGGAGAAAATATCATGAAACTGATGAAGAAAGTCCTTTCCGTTTTGACCCTGCTGGCGCCGCTGGTGGGGCTCAGTTGCAGTTCCCTCGCCGTTGAACCGCCCGAAGTGTCCAGCCCCCTGGACCTCAAAATGAAGGACATCAAGGGCAATGAGGCGCCCCTTTCCCAGTACAAGGGCAAGGTGGTGATGATTGTCAATGTCGCCTCAAAGTGCGGTCTCACCCCCCAGTATGAGGCGCTCCAGGCCCTGTACGACAAGTACAAGGACCGGGGATTTGTGGTGCTGGGGTTCCCGGCGAACAATTTCCTGGGGCAGGAGCCGGGAACAGACGAGGAGATCGCGAGTTTCTGCTCCCTTAAATATAATGTCACCTTCCCCATGTTCTCCAAGATTTCCGTGAAGGGGGAGGACATTGACCCGCTCTATGCCTGGCTGACCTCCAAAAAGACCAATCCTGAATTCGCCGGCGACATTGACTGGAATTTCGCCAAATTCCTGGTAGATGGCGAAGGGAAGGTCGTGGACCGGTTTAGCGCCCGCACCAAGCCGGACGCAAAAGAGGTGGTCGAGTCCGTCGAGAAGGCCCTCGCCGCCCTGCCGAAATAGTCCTGACCCAAGCTCTAAGCAAAACCGCCCTCCCCGGAATTCCGGAGAGGGCGGCTTCTTGTTTGTGGGTGTTTAGAAGAGAATTTCCCCGCCGCGGCCCTGCGCGATGAGGGACTTGTAGTTCTTCAGCTCCTCCTGCACGGACTTTTCGGTGAGGTAAATGGTCCGGCCCTGCTCCGCGGACATGTACGCGGCCTGGCAGAGCTTGGTGATGGTGGCGCCGTAATCAAAGTTCAGGAAGCCGTCTTTGCCCTGCTTGAAGCAGTTCACCGCGTCCTGAATCTCGTCCACGTACCCGTACAGGTCCGCCTCGTTCGTCTCGACGGCCAGCAGCCCGCGACTGGCGGTGGACTTCTCCAGGGCCGACTCCGCGTCCGCCGTCGCCTCGGCGGCCTGGTCACCGATGAAAATCTCCAGGGGCGACTTCAGCGAGTTGAGCTCGAAGGCGTAGCCGGGTCCAAGCCCGTCCATCATCAGGCGGAGCCCCTGCTTGTCGTACATCCAGGAATTGGTGAACTGTGCCTGGACCAACTGGCCCGTCTCGGGGTTCTTGAATGTGACGATGCCCGTGCAGAAGTCCTCGGCGGGGGTCTTGGAATAGTCCACACCCATGCGGTTCAGCAGTTCCTGGCGGTAACGGGGCACGCCCCACTTCAGCAGGCTGGTCGTCGCCGACACCGATATCGGCTCAAGGAAGTCCACCGGCTTGCCTGTCGGGGTCAGCACATACCAGCCCACGGCGATGCTGTGGCAGCCCATGTCCGAGAGCACGCCGCCGCCTTGGCGGGTGGGATCCCAGAACCACGGCTCGTGCGGCCCGGAATGCTCCTCGGCGCTGCGCGCCAGCGCCAGCGGGCCCATCTGCGCCTGCACCGGCGCCAACTGCTCCATCTGGGCGCGGATGCCCTTCATGTGCACCTGGTTCTCGAAATAGGCCGTGGGCAGCCCGGACTCTTTGGCAATCTCCACAATCTGCGTGGCCTCGGCCACCGTGCGGCCCAGGGGCTTCTCGCAGATGATGCCCTTGATGCCCGCGCCCGCCTTCGCCGCCTCGACAATCTCCTGAATCAACTGGATGCGCACCATGTTCGGCGCGAAAACCGCCACCGCGTCCACGGAATTGCACAGGTCCGCCACCGAGGAGCAGACCTTGCACGGGCCGATGCCGTTCGCGTCCGCGAAGGCGGCCAATTCCTCGGCGCCCTTCAGGGCATACACGCCCGCCAGGTCCACCCCGCGGATTTGCGTCATGGCCTTCGCCTGGAACTTGGCGATAAAGCCGGCCCCGATGAATCCGAGCTTGAAGTTCGACATTTTTCCTTCTCCTTGCGCTTGTTGGGGGAAACGAAACCCCTGACCATTGAACAGGTAGTATAGCCCATGCGGGGAATCTTCACAAAACCACGGCGGGCTGACAGGATGCGAAACAGACCCGTTTGCGCAATGCGCTTATGTCCGGCTGCCTTTGTAACTTCTGAATCCCGCCAGTAACTCATGGAATGACGAAGGCCTGTATTGATCAAAGCCCTCCTCGTCCACAAAAACATAATCATACTTCACGCCTGACTGCACGCGGTTGATATCCTCGCACCACTGACGCAATCGCGCCATCTTCAACGGCACATCCAGGTCCTCCTGCCCTTTGGTCTCAACAATGACAATCCGCTTGTCAGACAGCTTGACCAGAAAATCCGGATAGTAATTGGAAATGTCGCCGTCCGAGTTCACGTAGTCCAGCTTGAAATGCACCGCCAGATAATTCTTGGCATAGGAGACCACGTCCGGGCAGCCGTCCAGGAAGTTGGCAAAGTTCAGCTCCAACTGGCTGTCGCCAATGATACGGTTAAAGACGCTTTTCTTGGGGACAATATATCCCTGCTCTTTGGCCACAAAAGGCCGCGTCTGGCGCAGTTTGATGGTGTCGCGGATTTCAGCGTCCCCCTTGTCCCGGACAGTGAGCCCGTTGACAGCCCTCTTGAACGTATCTATCAGCGTCTTTGATGCGGCGGGTTCCGACAGGTTTCTAAGGGTGTTGGGGCTTTCAAGATCAACGGGGCGGTCGAACAGATGGTCCCGCACAAACGCTTTGACTTTGCCGTAAAGCAGGTCATAGCCGCTGACCAGCCGCAAATCGCCCATAATGGTCCGCGCGAAGTAGCCAATCGCGCTCCGGTAGTCTGCGACACCCGCCCCGTCCAGTATTGTGGTGTGCGTTATTCCGCCGGTGGTGATGTCCTTGAACACAATCTCCCGCTGTTCCTCCTCGCTGAACTGTAAATACATCAATTGCTGATGCCCCATCGCGGTGATATCCAGGTCGCCGAGGCTCTTGTATTCCCTGTACACCCGCGGCGTCAGCACCGGGATTTCAATGTCCAGCGCGTCGAGGTCTTTCTTTTCATTCTCCCTGTCAACCTCGACCACCAGAGGCGTTTTCGGCCCGGTTCCCTCGCCCATTGGCCTGCGCTCCAGCACCACCCCTTCGGCCTGGATGGACTCCACAAAGTCCATGAAGGCGTTTGTGCCGACCACGCTCACATACTCCTCCACATCACCGGGATACATCTTGCGCAGACCCCTGCCAAGGGTCTGCTCGGGCAGGATGTTGCTCTTGGCCGAATAGGCGCGCAGGCCCACGATGGTCGTGACATTTTTTACGTCCCAG
This genomic interval from Candidatus Hydrogenedentota bacterium contains the following:
- a CDS encoding glutathione peroxidase, with amino-acid sequence MKKVLSVLTLLAPLVGLSCSSLAVEPPEVSSPLDLKMKDIKGNEAPLSQYKGKVVMIVNVASKCGLTPQYEALQALYDKYKDRGFVVLGFPANNFLGQEPGTDEEIASFCSLKYNVTFPMFSKISVKGEDIDPLYAWLTSKKTNPEFAGDIDWNFAKFLVDGEGKVVDRFSARTKPDAKEVVESVEKALAALPK
- a CDS encoding Gfo/Idh/MocA family oxidoreductase, which encodes MSNFKLGFIGAGFIAKFQAKAMTQIRGVDLAGVYALKGAEELAAFADANGIGPCKVCSSVADLCNSVDAVAVFAPNMVRIQLIQEIVEAAKAGAGIKGIICEKPLGRTVAEATQIVEIAKESGLPTAYFENQVHMKGIRAQMEQLAPVQAQMGPLALARSAEEHSGPHEPWFWDPTRQGGGVLSDMGCHSIAVGWYVLTPTGKPVDFLEPISVSATTSLLKWGVPRYRQELLNRMGVDYSKTPAEDFCTGIVTFKNPETGQLVQAQFTNSWMYDKQGLRLMMDGLGPGYAFELNSLKSPLEIFIGDQAAEATADAESALEKSTASRGLLAVETNEADLYGYVDEIQDAVNCFKQGKDGFLNFDYGATITKLCQAAYMSAEQGRTIYLTEKSVQEELKNYKSLIAQGRGGEILF